Proteins encoded in a region of the Aythya fuligula isolate bAytFul2 chromosome 13, bAytFul2.pri, whole genome shotgun sequence genome:
- the PIN4 gene encoding peptidyl-prolyl cis-trans isomerase NIMA-interacting 4, translating to MAPKGKGGGKAGKGGESGEGKAQGPKGGGSSVKVRHILCEKHGKAMEAMEKLKAGVRFSEVAAQYSEDKARQGGDLGWMSRGSMVGPFQEAAFALPVSSMDKPVYTDPPVKTKFGYHIIMVEGRK from the exons ATGGCTCCGAAGGGGAAAGGCGGCGGCAAGGCCGGCAAgg GCGGCGAGAGCGGCGAGGGCAAGGCGCAGGGCCCGAAGGGCGGCGGCAGCTCCGTTAAG GTGAGGCACATCCTCTGCGAGAAGCACGGCAAGGCCATGGAGGCCATGGAGAAGCTGAAGGCCGGGGTGCGCTTCAGCGAGGTGGCCGCGCAGTACAGCGAGGATAAGGCCAGGCAAGGG GGAGACTTGGGCTGGATGAGCAGAGGCTCCATGGTGGGGCCCTTCCAGGAGGCTGCGTTCGCCTTGCCCGTGAGCAGCATGGACAAGCCGGTGTACACGGACCCTCCCGTCAAAACCAAGTTCGGGTACCACATTATCATGGTGGAAGGCCGAAAATAA
- the ERCC6L gene encoding DNA excision repair protein ERCC-6-like has product MGLGKTIQIIAFLSGMFDGELIRHVLLVMPTTLVGSWLAEFARWTPGLRVKEFHGSSKAERTRNLERVRRRNGIVVTSYQMLINNWKQLASCQEQDFVWDYIILDEAHKIKCPSNKTTKCVYAIPARHRILLTGTPVQNNLQEMWSLFDFACQGSLLGTAKTFRMEYENPITRAREKDATLGEKALGLKISENLMTIIKPYFLRRTKEDIKKSHADKPDAPLPEDPSEARAPVMPSLTRKNDFVVWVYLSPTQEKIYRNFLCLDHVKEVLMTTRSPLAELTVLKKLCDHPRLLSARACIQLGLDGQECSEQDASSEAGVLSGANKIDHLSVETLIQESGKMLFLVGLLERLREEGHRTLVFSQSRKMLDIIEQVLSRRQFKIMRIDGTVTHLTEREKRISAFQSNKDYSVFLLTTQVGGVGITLTAANRVVIFDPSWNPATDAQAVDRAYRIGQKENVVIYRLITCGTVEEKIYRRQVFKDSLIRQTTGDKKNPFRYFSKQELRELFTLEDTRTSTTQIQLQSLHATQRKTDLQLDEHIAYLHSLEMFGISDHDLIFTREMTHEEQAESEEAYQYIQKRVQKAHELVQLESQLRDMRMEGIRNAVEETWSRPPELASQAKKRSPGLNNINNMVSPPVVDKYENDKVVDLTEDVEAQILDVSSKMTSLTVDELGEEKLAQAMPSMDTELLASSKVEEQPDTQGSEQNLDSSIISLSPGLHPLDKESPSLKQKQCSPVAHVNSDSLAEAGNGLSVHSQYFADESGVADHPRKLKDAEMSVQVLDPLAGSETEGDDIPELASAVTPPNLLNVTPEAHAGFQKSSVVEASLEEMSVPSLQDQVDFNLVLEESEDGWQDASNGGRSLEHPADEGSQLKSGSLCKSPAKTMESENGNSGSPCQAAEEDPNNSLQEGEASEENSVILVSGRRKKRLKRIVSDSEDEDSSVMISEEEQSDKKSSPLNIPLHQFLEGITASTPKSNRSLTKDFLFSPKLTNSGNRSTASRRSLINKVVDEVEDIGEIMGTTDEEENSEEEQEDLVEEEAEECSAESVEPEEEPAGETLNSTGESFHVEGMQSEADETESSQEESTGDAELQSGEQIEYCTQGRVSEEEDGQNSSPSLGSYSILVDRGKKLRDDGNLQEALNCFQQALDIKSEDPEVMLMTLNLYKQLAQK; this is encoded by the coding sequence ATGGGGCTGGGGAAGACCATCCAGATCATCGCCTTCCTCTCGGGGATGTTCGACGGCGAGCTCATCCGGCACGTCCTGCTCGTCATGCCCACCACCCTGGTTGGTAGTTGGTTGGCCGAGTTTGCCCGCTGGACCCCCGGCCTGCGCGTCAAGGAGTTCCACGGCAGCAGCAAGGCGGAGCGCACCAGGAACCTGGAGAGGGTCCGGAGGAGGAACGGCATCGTCGTCACGAGCTACCAGATGCTCATCAACAACTGGAAGCAGCTCGccagctgccaggagcaggatTTTGTCTGGGACTACATCATCCTCGACGAAGCGCATAAAATCAAGTGCCCGTCTAACAAAACGACCAAGTGCGTGTACGCGATCCCTGCGAGGCATCGCATCCTCCTCACGGGCACGCCGGTGCAGAACAACCTGCAGGAGATGTGGTCCTTGTTTGACTTTGCCTGCCAGGGCTCTCTCTTGGGAACAGCCAAAACGTTTAGAATGGAGTACGAGAACCCGATTACTAGGGCCAGGGAGAAGGATGCGACTCTAGGGGAGAAAGCACTGGGACTTAAGATATCTGAGAATCTAATGACGATTATAAAGCCGTATTTCCTCAGAAGAACTAAAGAAGACATCAAAAAAAGTCACGCTGACAAACCAGATGCCCCTCTTCCTGAGGATCCAAGCGAGGCTCGTGCTCCTGTCATGCCATCTCTCACTAGGAAAAATGACTTTGTTGTGTGGGTGTACTTGTCCCCGACGCAGGAGAAAATCTACAGGAACTTTCTCTGTCTAGACCATGTGAAAGAAGTGCTGATGACAACCCGGTCACCTTTGGCTGAGCTGACTGTCTTGAAGAAGCTGTGTGACCACCCCAGGCTTCTGTCCGCGAGAGCGTGTATCCAGCTGGGCTTAGATGGCCAGGAGTGCTCAGAGCAGGATGCCAGCAGCGAAGCGGGCGTGCTATCAGGTGCCAACAAAATAGATCACCTGTCTGTTGAGACCCTGATTCAGGAGTCTGGGAAAATGCTGTTCCTTGTAGGGCTTCTAGAAAGACTGCGAGAGGAGGGGCACCGAACTCTGGTGTTCTCGCAGTCGAGGAAGATGCTGGATATCATCGAGCAGGTTTTGTCTCGCAGGCAGTTTAAGATCATGCGTATCGATGGCACGGTGACCCACCTGACGGAACGGGAGAAGCGCATTAGCGCCTTCCAGAGTAACAAGGACTACTCCGTCTTCCTGCTGACCACACAGGTCGGTGGCGTTGGCATAACCTTAACAGCAGCCAACCGAGTGGTGATCTTCGATCCCAGCTGGAATCCAGCTACAGATGCTCAGGCTGTAGACAGGGCTTATAGGATAGGGCAAAAGGAGAACGTGGTGATTTACAGACTGATCACCTGCGGTacagtggaagagaaaatatataggCGACAAGTATTTAAGGATTCGTTAATAAGACAGACTACTGGTGACAAAAAGAACCCATTTAGGTATTTCTCCAAACAGGAACTAAGGGAGCTTTTCACATTAGAAGACACCCGCACATCCACAACTCAGATCCAGCTGCAGTCTTTGCATGCCACCCAAAGAAAGACTGACCTGCAGCTGGATGAGCACATCGCTTATTTACACTCTCTGGAAATGTTTGGCATTTCTGATCATGACTTAATATTTACGAGAGAAATGACTCACGAGGAGCAGGCTGAGAGTGAAGAAGCCTATCAGTACATCCAAAAGAGGGTCCAGAAAGCCCACGAGCTAGTTCAGTTAGAGTCTCAGCTTAGAGATATGAGGATGGAGGGGATCAGAAATGCTGTGGAGGAGACTTGGTCGAGACCACCAGAACTGGCTTCCCAGGCAAAGAAGAGGTCTCCGGGGTTGAACAACATAAATAACATGGTTTCACCACCAGTAGTtgataaatatgaaaatgacaAAGTTGTTGATCTTACAGAGGATGTGGAGGCCCAGATCCTTGATGTCAGCTCTAAAATGACAAGCCTGACTGTTGATGAGTTGGGTGAAGAGAAACTGGCACAAGCGATGCCCAGTATGGATACAGAGCTGCTTGCTAGCAGCAAGGTAGAGGAACAGCCCGATACACAAGGGTCTGAGCAAAATCTGGACTCGAGCATTATATCATTATCACCTGGACTTCATCCACTCGATAAAGAGAGCCCGAGCCTCAAACAGAAGCAGTGTTCTCCTGTTGCCCATGTAAATTCGGATAGCTTGGCTGAGGCTGGGAATGGCCTTTCTGTGCATTCTCAGTATTTTGCTGATGAGTCTGGTGTGGCTGACCATCCCAGAAAGTtaaaagatgcagaaatgtCAGTTCAAGTACTTGACCCACTTGCTGGCTCAGAGACAGAGGGGGATGACATTCCTGAGCTAGCTTCAGCTGTCACACCACCAAACCTACTGAATGTTACGCCAGAAGCCCATGCTGGGTTCCAGAAGTCTAGTGTGGTGGAAGCCAGCTTGGAGGAAATGTCTGTGCCATCTCTCCAGGATCAAGTCGACTTCAATCTGGTCTTGGAAGAGTCTGAAGATGGATGGCAAGATGCCTCAAATGGGGGAAGATCTCTGGAGCACCCAGCAGATGAGGGCTCCCAACTAAAATCGGGAAGTCTTTGTAAATCTCCAGCAAAAACTATGGAAAGTGAGAATGGTAACTCTGGAAGcccctgccaggcagctgaAGAAGATCCAAATAACTCCTTGCAAGAGGGTGAAGCATCAGAGGAAAACAGTGTTATCCTTGTTTCAGGTAGAAGAAAGAAGCGTCTGAAAAGAATCGTTTCAGATAGTGAGGATGAGGACTCTTCTGTTATGATCTCAGAGGAAGAGCAGTCTGATAAAAAGTCCTCTCCCTTGAACATCCCACTGCATCAATTTCTGGAAGGGATTACTGCATCTACTCCTAAAAGCAACAGGAGTCTAAcaaaagactttcttttttctcccaaattaACTAACAGCGGTAACAGGTCTACAGCTTCCAGGAGATCTCTGATCAACAAGGTGGTAGATGAGGTGGAGGATATCGGAGAAATCATGGGAACCactgatgaagaagaaaacagtgaggAGGAGCAAGAAGACCTTGtggaagaagaagcagaagagtgTAGTGCAGAGTCTGTTGAGCCTGAAGAAGAACCTGCTGGAGAAACGCTTAATTCAACTGGAGAGTCCTTCCATGTAGAGGGCATGCAGTCCGAAGCAGATGAGACAGAGTCATCTCAGGAGGAATCCACTGGTGATGCTGAGCTCCAGTCAGGTGAGCAGATAGAGTACTGCACCCAGGGAAGGGTCTCTGAGGAAGAGGACGGTCAGAATTCCTCTCCTTCCTTAGGTAGTTACAGTATCCTGGTAGACAGAGGGAAGAAACTGAGGGACGACGGAAACCTGCAAGAGGCACTGAACTGCTTCCAACAAGCTCTTGACATAAAGAGTGAAGATCCTGAAGTTATGCTTATGACTCTGAACTTGTATAAACAGCTAGCCCAGAAATGA
- the NHSL2 gene encoding NHS-like protein 2: MPFYKRSVVARRGRPMPLVELRDVCSLAALTLLRQLADLCGHSLALLGDIEGHVAALGRRTGRLHRRASRLQAPWPPSLCGEKEEEAELATSNLDLESKKAAHTKLSWQQPVNVFLAAGRPPGMEQLHQEAQLNLQSLLQEEYEEQYESRVTGQTFRAAGHPSPGTPPEPSPRPPPSKRLEFVLMPPSRRATDEESSGATALGVRPPDASLSLPTTPDKQTAWPRAFPLPTVEEKQWHQSCSVQTNVVPINVSGQHFARHASARHSLFNTETAMNPKSTLRRRRTVIGFPNMSLRDQGSANGPAPATRPPITESLSCSFEPASGGKPPQEISPRQPLSAPLRKTFSDLGGTLQARCCPPSTPMDNAATPGTCNGPQGTPFPSPWGAGSFSYATPPSPTAGQGASPGSSAVGSPAGTDRAASFFIAQEERVGSAGPGSFPAAVPESPPGSGGLRRCEGREARVNFSPASKEEPEPAPEPARLGVERAGCRFRERSLSVPTDSGSLCSVDIAYAEARRGSTNCALGYPSAGSEGSTSTDNISLGPEPDGQQRRRSKSISLKKAKKKPSPPTRSVSLIKDGQDGPAALGLPRDQRPKSLCIPLEPSSHRLVHADPQGREPDGPATPHQWYLADWKTGDAYRSLSGSSTATGTTAVECIKARGSSESLTSPSISRATTPSQLSAEADLKTSSPGRPTGLMSPSSGYSSQSETPTPTVPTSAILGHSPHQVRVRPLVPERKSSLPPTSPMERSPKSRLSFDLPLTPPAHLDLSGLKISLKGKTKVSRHHSDSTFGTKLAQKTSPIQPIMPVVTQSDLRSVRLRSISRSEPEDNADGPEHAEDPPRVPCPAPERKVKPPVAEKPPLAKRPPLSILPKPPALREEGPLSPTSPPSVATKDGLAVLRKGEPRRGPGEPRRLSQGSLEDEPRPEGERRKAKVPPPVPKKPSVLYLPLAPAPVQQGGGAGDPAPTPSPIITLDTEPSCCHPDTDDPMPTEAPGTAQAGETPLEQGSLSEAGTEEKSFASDKTADSIAEEDDDVFVAARTTEDLFTVIHRSKRKVLGRKEPGDTFGSRPNSHSPVKTSGSPTSESPAAVVSTGKSSSRNEDFKALLQKKSSKTSAGTRPSAAELLKTTNPLARRVMTEFAPELDGANSPKSQP, encoded by the exons CCACCTCTAACCTGGACCTCGAGAGCAAGAAAGCCGCCCACACCAAGCTGTCATGGCAGCAGCCCGTCAACGTCTTCCTGGCTGCCGGCCGCCCGCCGGGCATGGAGCAGCTGCACCAGGAGGCTCAGCTCAACCTCCAGAGCCTGCTGCAAG AGGAGTATGAGGAGCAGTACGAGAGCAGGGTGACCGGGCAGACCTTCCGCGCTGCCGGCCACCCGtcccccggcacccccccggAGCCCTCACCCCGACCTCCACCCTCCAAACGCCTCGAATTTGTGCTTATG cccccgaGCCGGCGAGCCACCGACGAGGAGAGCAGCGGTGCCACCGCGCTGGGCGTGAGGCCACCCGACGCCTCCCTGagcctccccaccacccccgaCAAGCAGACGGCCTGGCCCAGGGCCTTCCCCCTGCCCACCGTGGAGGAGAAGCAGTGGCACCAGTCCTGTTCCGTCCAGACCAACGTTGTCCCCATCAACGTCTCGG GGCAGCACTTTGCTAGGCACGCGAGTGCTCGTCACTCCCTGTTTAACACAGAGACCGCGATGAACCCCAAGTCCACCCTGCGGCGTAGACGGACCGTTATCGGATTCCCTAACATGTCCCTGCGAGACCAAG GCAGCGCCAACGGCCCCGCGCCCGCCACGCGCCCGCCCATCACCGAGTCCTTGTCCTGCAGCTTCGAGCCCGCAAGCGGGGGGAAGCCCCCCCAGGAGATCAGCCCCCGCCAGCCGCTCTCCGCCCCGCTGAGGAAGACCTTCAGCGACCTCGGGGGGACGCTGCAGGCACGCTGCTGCCCACCCTCCACCCCCATGGACAACGCGGCCACCCCCGGCACCTGCAATGGGCCTCAGGGCACCCCTTTTCCCTCACCCTGGGGCGCCGGCTCCTTCAGCTACGCcactccccccagccccacggctgGTCAGGGAGCCTCTCCGGGCAGCTCCGCCGTGGGTTCACCCGCCGGCACCGACCGGGCGGCCTCCTTCTTCATCGCCCAAGAGGAGCGTGTGGGGAGTGCCGGGCCcggctccttccctgctgcagtgcccGAGTCCCCCCCAGGCTCTGGGGGCCTGCGGAGGTGTGAAGGACGAGAAGCCAGGGTGAATTTCTCGCCGGCAAGCAAAGAGGAGCCGGAGCCGGCGCCGGAGCCGGCACGCCTCGGGGTGGAGCGGGCAGGGTGCCGCTTCCGCGAGCGCTCGCTGTCGGTGCCCACCGACTCGGGGTCCCTCTGCTCCGTGGACATCGCCTACGCCGAGGCCCGGCGGGGCAGCACCAACTGCGCCCTGGGCTACCCCAGCGCTGGCTCCgagggcagcaccagcaccgaCAACATCTCTCTGGGGCCAGAGCCCGAcgggcagcagcggcggcgcTCCAAGAGCATCTCCCTCAAGAAGGCCAAGAAGAAGCCCTCGCCGCCCACCCGCAGCGTCTCGCTGATCAAGGACGGGCAGGATGGCcccgctgccctggggctgcccagggatcAGAGACCCAAAAGCCTGTGCATCCCGCTGGAGCCCTCCAGCCACCGGCTGGTGCACGCGGAcccccagggcagggagccCGACGGCCCAGCCACCCCCCACCAGTGGTACCTGGCAGACTGGAAGACCGGTGATGCCTACCGGTCCCTCTCCGGCTCAAGCACGGCCACGGGGACCACGGCCGTTGAGTGCATCAAGGCACGGGGCAGCTCTGAGTCCCTGACGTCCCCCTCCATCTCCAGAGCCACGACACCCTCCCAGCTCTCGGCAGAGGCTGACCTCAAAACCTCCTCCCCGGGCAGGCCCACAGGGCTGATGTCCCCGTCCAGCGGGTACTCCAGCCAGTCGGAGACCCCCACCCCGACCGTCCCCACGTCGGCCATCCTCGGGCACTCCCCACACCAGGTGCGGGTGAGGCCACTGGTCCCTGAGAGGAAGTCTTCGCTGCCACCCACATCccccatggagaggagccccaaGTCCAGGCTGTCCTTCGACCTCCCTCTCACACCACCCGCCCACCTCGACCTCTCGGGGCTGAAGATCTCCCTGAAGGGGAAGACGAAGGTCAGCCGGCACCACTCCGACTCCACCTTCGGCACCAAGCTGGCCCAGAAgaccagccccatccagcccatCATGCCCGTGGTCACCCAGTCCGACCTGCGCTCCGTCCGCCTGCGCTCCATCAGCCGCTCTGAGCCAGAGGACAATGCCGACGGCCCGGAGCACGCCGAGGATCCACCACGCGTCCCCTGCCCGGCTCCGGAGAGGAAGGTGAAGCCACCGGTGGCGGAGAAGCCACCACTGGCCAAGCGGCCCCCCCTCAGCATCCTGCCCAAGCCCCCGGCCCTGCGGGAAGAGGGCCCCCTCTCCCCTACGTCCCCACCCAGCGTTGCTACCAAGGACGGCTTGGCAGTGCTGCGCAAAGGGGAGCCGAGGAGgggccccggggagccccggcGGCTCTCACAGGGCAGCCTGGAGGATGAGCCGAGGCCAGAGGGGGAGCGGAGGAAGGCCAAGGTGCCACCACCAGTGCCCAAGAAACCCAGCGTGCTCTACCTGCCGCTCGCCCCAGCCCcggtgcagcagggaggaggtgcGGGGGACCCGGcacccacccccagccccatcatCACGCTGGACACcgagcccagctgctgccaccccgACACCGATGACCCAATGCCCACGGAGGCCCCGGGCACAGCACAAGCTGGCGAGACCCCTTTGGAGCAAG GCAGCTTGTCTGAGGCCGGCACAGAGGAGAAGAGCTTTGCTAGCGACAAGACAGCTGACTCCATCGCGGAGGAGGACGATGATGTCTTTGTGGCAGCCCGTACCACAGAGGATCTCTTCACCGTCATCCACAG GTCCAAGAGAAAGGTTCTGGGACGGAAGGAGCCTGGTGACACCTTTGGCAGCCGGCCCAATTCCCACTCGCCCGTGAAGACGTCGGGCTCACCAACAAGTGAGTCCCCTGCAGCAGTGGTCAGCACCGGGAAGTCCTCCAGCAGGAATGAAGATTTTAAGGCCCTGCTCCAGAAGAAGAGCAGTAAAACCAGTGCTGGTACCCGGCCATCTGCAGCTGAACTGCTTAAGACCACAAACCCGCTGGCTCGGAGGGTCATGACAGAGTTTGCCCCTGAGCTGGATGGTGCAAACAGCCCCAAAAGCCAGCCCTAA